CAAGTCGAGACCGTATCGTTTGCCACGACAGCACGCGGAGCGAGCCGAAATTTGATGTGTCGCAGGAAACCAGTGGCCCTCATTTAACgtgtttgtttttcttttctcacTGCCCTCTTCTCACTTCCTTGGCGAAATTGGGACTATTTAAGGGGCCTACCATGCCCTACAGATACCACACACAAATATTTCTCTCTGCAAATTCAAAGCTCTTTACTCTCTTGAACAGACGGCAATGATGAGCCAGGTGCACCTCAGCCAGGCCCTACCCCAGCTAGACCTGGCTCCAGGAGGTTTGGGAGAACCAGTGCAAGGTattcctctctctccatTGAGTATACGTTATGTTGTCCAAATCAATTACAGATCAGCTAATTTGTCCTAAGAGTTTGACATTGAACTTGTCGCTCAAATTGTGGGCGTCCTCGATGGCGATAATGAGGTTTTCGGTGAACATgatagaagatatatccGCTTTATCTATCGTATCCTTCGCGCCCTAAACCCCAATGtcagcgacgaagaagacaggCGCCATAGTCTTCTTAACCTGCTCTGTGCCATGGTCTACTATTCGAGTGTCTGCTGAAACAAGACGCAGCAGATTGGCTCTTAAACCAGAGAATATTGCCGATCCTTGCGAAATCGTACAGTGCCATGGGCTGGCAAACCTCTCCCCCCTCCCATGATAGAGATGCTGGGCAGGGGTAAAagttttttgtttcttcgtATCTGTTATGCTTTGTGAGACTGTGGGAAATGTTGTGATCGCTCGCTTATTTATTTTCGGGTTGCCCAATATCTTTGATTGCATTGTGTATCTGCGTCTTCGTAGCTTATACTGAATCATGATTGCATCGTGTGCGTCGTTTCGCCGTAAAGGTAAGATATATCTCGGTAACCTGTTAGGCAGCGAAAAGTCAATATATTCTGAGTCCTTCCCGCTGAGTGCTCAAGAGTAGTCATACCATGGGCTTCCTTGACAGGCCCATAGAAAGCAAGTGCCTATGTTCTTTTGCCACCCCGTTGCGAGCTAAAACGCGGACTCCAAGTGGAGCCAGGGATCGAGAAACCCTTGACGGGCTTCGTTAGTGAGGCCCATAAGGCATGGGCCGTATTTGTTGTGGGGTGGCCGTAAAGATCGCGGTTATCGCTGGTTTGTGCCCTAGCTCCACACGCGGTCGCCCCGCATAGATACCAGCATCGACTCCATTGAGCTCGTAAAAAGGTAAGTCATCCAGGAACGTGAGATCGTGCAAGGGAAAGACACCGAGCagagcgacgaggagccATTCACAGAATCCGCGGAGTCAAAGACGCGAGGAACGCTTGAATGATGATCACGTGATACAACCAGTGCCCCAGCCGCACACCGACATGTTCGAAGTGTCCCAGTCCCCCCCCTATACGCGCCTCGAGGACACTTCAATCCAAGTCCACCATTTTACTCTGTGCGTTGCAAtgaaaaaacaaaaaataaCAATAAGAAGAAAAGTGCTTGTTGacttatctaattatatcctcctccgcttctcTATTTATCCGGTAGGAGCTCACTACTGTGACGGGTCATCGCGTACCTGATGTTATGGGGGAAAATGAGGACTGGGGAGAGCCTGGATGCGGAAGCTGATCCGGCGTTGTATTACATCGTGACTTTTTACCGGTAACGCTATATACAAGATGCGTCGATAATCATCGGTGGCCTTCATTGCTGATACATACGACCCCTGGCCCCCTTCTAACCCCTTTCCACCTTAGCACTTCCAGACATGCTGCTGACCATGTATCTGAGAACAGAACTTTCGGACATGGTTATACAAATTTCTGGTAAAGCTCGGAACAGACCTCAAGCATGGAGATTGATACTTGGTGAAGGACGCCTGTCGCTTATATCTCTTGCCTGAATGTGTACTTGACTACAACTAAATCTCCTTTGAAGCAAACGACGTTGAGATAAGAACAAAGCGCCAAGGTCGAAAGCAAAGAAATGATGTGTCTTTCGGTCTCATgcggcatctgcatctgcattctGCATACAATTCAGGTAAGGGGTTTCAATTCGCACCGTTGCGGTGGTTGTTTCCACCAATCAGGTTCTCGCGACATTTGCCAATCAATGGCTATTAATACAGGTATACATACGTGCGGAGTATACTGAAATTCCAGAATTTCCGATATTAATCGGATTAAGCCCACGTTTATAGTCCCCTCAGCTCTATGATATGGGCGTTCGTCGAAATACCATCAGTATCAATAACAACCGTCTCCCACTCGAAGATCCAATAAGAAGCAGCTAGATGTTAGATACAAATACTCGGTTAAATCCATCGGGCCTGTTCCCCATATAGCcaatattatacttattatgGCATCGTGTTTCGTTCGAGGTATCTGAAACAATAATGAAGGCCGACCAAACAGATTAAAGAGTTTTGTCCGCTCCCTAAGGATAGGCAGCGACACGATGAGGAACTCGAAGCATTACAGCTAGAAGAATAGTAACGGCTTTTAGGGTTTGGGTTGTTAGTAAGGTCCTACTACTGGAAAACACCACCCGTTGAAATCTCCTCAAACATTCCTAATATATAAGCAATACAACTTGCTGGCGTAGCTTTTCCTTGCTAAacttagtatatatcttGGTCTCgaaattattcttattaaatcAAGTAAATGCATTGTTATGGGAATCTCACCCTGTCTATTGTGCAGTGATCCTAGACTCGACCTGGTCGCGCGACGGTaggaatcccagctgttgtgtgtttttgctttcttATTTATCTCGCCTGTCCAGTCCACCTTCATTTAGAATATTGAATGAAGCCCcggggtggtgatgagggaAGGTATAAGCTGCTTCTGTGGATTGCACTAAGGTACTTGAGAGCGCTTCTAACTGGAGTCATTTGATTGGCTGCCCTTCTCTGGAAATGTTTTGTCATATCACCTATCATGGCGGTTTTCGAAGAAACGAAGATCGCGTATCCCGGATGATGCCCAATACTATCATTGGGTACATCACTTGCATTAaggctatattatactacCTCATGACATCTCATCCTTACTCTAACATACGAACTCCACGGTTACCTCTAAAGGTCCCGTACGAGTCGCGCTCCAGCCCATGGGTACGGATAGTTCCGTTGGTACCAGTTCATGCTAGAAGCACTGTTAGAGATCTTTTTCTAGACGGTAAACCCAATACTGCAAAATACTTACAAGGTCGTCCTCCCCGCAACACGCGGGTGCGTTGCCCAAGACCCACCTAGGATGATGTTATGTTTTCCGTCGAAGAAGTCGGCTGCATAATCTATTAGCCAGGGTCATTGGAAATACAACGACGAGGGGAACTAACATGTATATCCAGGGTATATCTCCATCGCCTTGAATCCATCGTGCTTCGTCAACGGTGAGGAAGTCCATTCCCAAACGCCGCCGAATTCAGCATGGCCGGCGAGTTTGTCGCCGTCTTGGATGACCGGCGTTGGGTGCCAGTGTTTGAATCCGACGTTGCAGTTGGTGAGGTCGCTGAATACgggggatgatgatgcggTTGGGGCAAGGACGGGTTGAGTGGAAGCTTTGACGTAGCCGTTCTTGTGGTACCCATTGGTGTGTCCGTTGGTTACCTTTCCGGTTGTAGGTCTGGTGGCCCCATCCAATAGAGTTTCCTTCAACCGGGCCGAGTGAGCATATATGCTTTTAGCTTCTTCGAATGTTGGCAAGCGGCAGTTCATCCAGGAAGCATATTGCTCAAGCTCTTCGTACGATGCGATGACTGGCCAGTCCTGAGCGAGCTTTAGTGGCACAGAGCCGAAGACAGTCCGAACAGCGAGGCTGGCTAGCAGATCATCCCCAGTGCTACCATTAGAGACTCCGTTCGTATGATCGAGCTTCACCCAAGAGGCCGGAACATCTCGTAATCGGTTCGCTTGGATGTATTTGGCATATTCGCCATTTGTTATAGCTCTTCCTTGCGCCTCAAATGCTTGGACCGTCACAGTGCGGGAAGGAATTTCGTTATCCCACCCAAATGATATCTCAGGCATTTTGTGCTCCGGACAGTCGAGTCCAACCGACAGCGTTTGCTCAGGTATAGCAAACCATTCGTTCATTTTTTTATTCTCTCGGGCATCAAGGAACATCTTCTCGAAATCTGGCCGTGGTATTCccggtggaggaagaatccTTTCACTCTGTATTAGCATGTAGAGGAAGGTCTCCAAGTGCATTGCTTCATGTTCGAATCCGAGCCAAAGAGCTTCGCCAAGAACTCTATTCCGTTCTAAGTCGGGTTTCTCTAGTGTAAATTGTATCCTATGTCTCACTCGATCCTGGTAATCTAGGATATCTGAACGAGACGGCCATTCGTCCGGTATTTCACTGTGAGAATGACACTGTTCTGGATCGTCGACATCCGGGTCAATGCCGCGCTCGAATATCAACTGATAAGCCTTCGGGTCTGTGGGCTTCGTACCCAAAGCACGGGTCAAGTGGATATCTAGAACGAATAAGCAATTGTCGATTTGGGTTTGTACGGAGCACTCACCGGCGAAGGTAGGGATGTGTCCCAGGTAAAAGATTAACGAATTCCGCAGTTTTATGGGCTTCGAGAGCAAATCTTCCTGCGGGACCATTGCTTTGGTAACAATATCCCAAGCAGTCCACTGGGATTGGAAATCGCCGAGACTTGGAATCGCATGAGCTGCGTACTGTGAAGGCGAGAGTGGCAGATTTAATGCCGCAGACTGTAGCAGATGAAGATCTAATCCAACAATTAGTGTATTCCCATCGACAGAGAATCAGGGTCCATACGGTAGTCACCAGAATTGCAGGCGAGCTCGGCCGCCTCAAGCAAACCAGCATCATGCCATAATCTCTCGCGCCCTTGCGCGCCGTATTTGAATGCCTCTTCAAAAATTATTCTCTCACCCTTCCGTAGCGACGCGTTACAGATAGTCAAGTCCGTCTTCGGGACGTAGAATGCTTGGTGTTGGCCGTCAGTGGGATTGTATTCCGTGACAACCTCCCATTCATCAGGCCGAAATACTTGGCGTCCAAGAGCTCTATTCGCATGAACAAGCCCATTTTCGTAAAACTTCTTTGTGATCCCAGCTGTGTCGTTGTACGCGCTGTATACCCGCGCTGGGTCATCGCACGCGTCGAGTCCAATCACCATCATATCCGATGGTCCAAGAAGTTTGGCGAAACCAGCAAGGAAAGCCGCTGCTTCTGGTGGGCTGAAGTTTCCTAATGAAGACCCCATTGACATTACAACTGTCGGCCGCTCTCTATTCTTGGGGTCACTCAACCAGATGTGTGCATCGTCATATGTCCCATGGAGACCGTGAAATCCAACACTTCTATATTCTTCAAGACAAACATTGGAGAAAGTGCGCTCAAGCTCGGAAAGAGAAAGGTCAAGGGCGTAGTAGTCTACAGGTTTACCAGCCCGTTCAAACTCGCGGAGTAGGATCTCAATCTTCCGAAGGTTCCTGTCATTGTTCAGTTAGATCCGCTGTCGCTGAATGATAACCCTGCCAGTTCAAGGAAAGACGACGTACCCACTACCGAGCTCTAGAAGCTGCGCATTGCTGGGGATCTTTTCTACAAGCCTCCGAGAGTGTGTTTCCAAAACCTCAATCTCGGCGTTCGTCAGGTAGTACTCCTCCAGGTAAGTTATCTTCTCGAACAGCTTCAGTCCCTCGGTGTCGTATAATAGCATTGTGGGTAACGACCGCCTAGTCCCGGTGGAAGGATTTAGGCCTTTTTCTATTTCGTGAACCAGGGAGTATTGCAGGTCATTCTCACGGATGTCGACTATGTCAACATTCCCGGTCGACAGTGCGGAGGGACTCATATTGTGTAGTATTTATCGCCAAGAGATCGATATAGCGAAGAAGATCAGTAGTAGGATTCCAGCAGGCAGGCAACGGTGGCAACAGGCAAATATTAAAGGTAGCGAGAGGGCGGTGCTTGAGAAGAGGGGTAAGTGAGGAGAGCTTAAACTCATGCAAATGTAGTAGTGAAACACGAAGGCTCAGGAGGAAAAGTCACGGTGATAGGCTTGAGTAGAAGCACAGAGCATTGTGAagaatgaggaggaagtagGAACGGCATGCGCGGCAGCTTGGAAATAGCTTCCCTGCAGGCCAGCCCATCCTGGTCCAATGCGCGTGGAAGTTTATTCCTGATCGACCCGGTCCTGGGGCAGACTGCAAACAGCCCACACTCGCAGCCGGGACGAGATTGGGCGAGGAGAGCCAGAGGAGTGGCTGAGTGA
This is a stretch of genomic DNA from Aspergillus puulaauensis MK2 DNA, chromosome 8, nearly complete sequence. It encodes these proteins:
- a CDS encoding DUF323 domain protein (COG:F;~EggNog:ENOG410PGJ9;~InterPro:IPR016187,IPR024775,IPR005532,IPR019257, IPR042095,IPR017805;~PFAM:PF10017,PF03781,PF12867), whose amino-acid sequence is MSPSALSTGNVDIVDIRENDLQYSLVHEIEKGLNPSTGTRRSLPTMLLYDTEGLKLFEKITYLEEYYLTNAEIEVLETHSRRLVEKIPSNAQLLELGSGNLRKIEILLREFERAGKPVDYYALDLSLSELERTFSNVCLEEYRSVGFHGLHGTYDDAHIWLSDPKNRERPTVVMSMGSSLGNFSPPEAAAFLAGFAKLLGPSDMMVIGLDACDDPARVYSAYNDTAGITKKFYENGLVHANRALGRQVFRPDEWEVVTEYNPTDGQHQAFYVPKTDLTICNASLRKGERIIFEEAFKYGAQGRERLWHDAGLLEAAELACNSGDYHLHLLQSAALNLPLSPSQYAAHAIPSLGDFQSQWTAWDIVTKAMVPQEDLLSKPIKLRNSLIFYLGHIPTFADIHLTRALGTKPTDPKAYQLIFERGIDPDVDDPEQCHSHSEIPDEWPSRSDILDYQDRVRHRIQFTLEKPDLERNRVLGEALWLGFEHEAMHLETFLYMLIQSERILPPPGIPRPDFEKMFLDARENKKMNEWFAIPEQTLSVGLDCPEHKMPEISFGWDNEIPSRTVTVQAFEAQGRAITNGEYAKYIQANRLRDVPASWVKLDHTNGVSNGSTGDDLLASLAVRTVFGSVPLKLAQDWPVIASYEELEQYASWMNCRLPTFEEAKSIYAHSARLKETLLDGATRPTTGKVTNGHTNGYHKNGYVKASTQPVLAPTASSSPVFSDLTNCNVGFKHWHPTPVIQDGDKLAGHAEFGGVWEWTSSPLTKHDGFKAMEIYPGYTSDFFDGKHNIILGGSWATHPRVAGRTTFMNWYQRNYPYPWAGARLVRDL